The Triticum aestivum cultivar Chinese Spring chromosome 3A, IWGSC CS RefSeq v2.1, whole genome shotgun sequence genome includes a region encoding these proteins:
- the LOC123060407 gene encoding glutamine--tRNA ligase: MVDGEKAPAPAPALLRLETLLALGLDQRTAENALVNSKVTANLAAVVAEAGITGCDKSVGNLLYAVATKYPNNALVHRPALINYIVSTKIKNPAQLDAALSFLTNTGPESLDIGKFEEACGVGVVVSIEEIQSTVAEVLKENMEAILEQRYHINVGGLCGQVRKRHPWGDAKATKEEIEKKLAEILGPKTEADNVKPVKKKKEKPAKVEEKKVAVATAAPPSEEELNPYTIFPQPAENNKVHTEIFFSDGNIWRAHNTKEILEKHLKATGGKVMTRFPPEPNGYLHIGHAKAMFIDFGLAKERNGHCYLRFDDTNPEAEKKEYIDHIQEIVKWMGWEPYKVTYTSDYFQDLYEHAVELIRKGLAYVDHQTAEQIKEYREKKMDSPWRDRPIEESLQLFEDMRRGLIAEGAATLRMKQDMQNDNKNMSDLIAYRIKFTPHPHAGDKWCIYPSYDYAHCMVDSLENITHSLCTLEFDIRRPSYYWLLVALGLYQPYVWEYSRLNISHTMMSKRKLNRLVTEKWVDGWDDPRLLTLAGLRRRGVSATAINSFIRGIGITRSDNSLIRVDRLEYHIREELNKTASRTMVVLHPLKVVITNLEDGKVIDLDGKKWPDAPADEASSYYKVPFSKTVYIEKTDFRVKDSKDYYGLAPGKSALLRYAFPIKCTEVIYGDNPDDIVEIRAEYDPSKTSKPKGVLHWVAEPAPGVEPLKVEIRLFEKLFLSENPAELKDWLGDINPHSKEVVKGAYAVPSLATAVLGDKFQFERLGYFAVDTDSTPENLVLNRTVTLRDSYGKAGPK, translated from the exons atGGTCGACGGGGAGAAGGCCCCGGCCCCGGCCCCGGCCCTGCTGCGGCTGGAGACGCTGCTGgcgctcggcctcgaccagcgcacGGCCGAGAACGCGCTGGTCAATAGCAAGGTCACCGCCAACCTAGCCGCCGTCGTAGCCGAG GCTGGTATAACTGGATGCGACAAGTCCGTTGGGAATCTTCTGTATGCA GTTGCCACGAAATACCCAAATAATGCACTTGTCCATCGTCCTGCTCTCATTAACTACATCGTTTCGACCAAG ATTAAGAACCCTGCACAGCTAGATGCTGCCCTGTCGTTTCTTACTAACACTGGTCCTGAATCTTTGGATATTGGGAAGTTTGAAGAAGCCTGTGGTGTAG GTGTGGTTGTTTCTATTGAAGAGATTCAGTCAACTGTCGCTGAGGTTCTAAAGGAAAACATGGAAGCTATATTGGAGCAGCGGTATCACATAAATG TTGGTGGCCTATGCGGACAGGTCAGGAAGCGGCACCCCTGGGGCGATGCTAAGGCAACAAAG GAGGAGATTGAGAAGAAGCTTGCTGAGATACTAGGTCCGAAGACAGAAGCCGACAATGTAAAACCagtgaaaaagaagaaggaaaaaccagCAAAAGTTGAG GAGAAAAAGGTTGCAGTAGCCACTGCTGCCCCACCATCTGAGGAGGAACTGAATCCTTATACAATATTTCCCCAGCCAGCGGAAAACAATAAG GTTCATACAGAAATATTCTTCAGCGATGGGAACATATGGAGGGCACACAACACAAAGGAGATATTAGAGAAACATCTTAAGGCAACTGGTGGAAAAGTGATGACCCGTTTCCCGCCAGAACCTAATGGATATCTTCATATCGGTCATGCTAAG GCTATGTTTATTGATTTTGGATTGGCTAAAGAGCGAAATGGTCACTGTTATCTCAG GTTTGATGACACAAATCCAGAAGCTGAAAAGAAAGAATATATAGACCACATTCAGGAGATAGTCAAGTGGATGGGATGGGAGCCCTATAAAGTTACATATACAAGTGATTATTTCCAAGATTTATATGAGCATGCAGTTGAGTTAATACGGAAAGGGCTAGCCTATGTGGATCACCAG ACTGCAGAACAAATCAAGGAATACAGGGAAAAGAAGATGGATAGTCCATGGAGGGATAGGCCCATTGAAGAGTCTCTTCAGTTATTTGAAGACATGCGACGTGGGTTGATCGCTGAGGGTGCAGCAACTCTCCGAATGAAGCAGGACATGCAGAATGATAACAAAAACATGTCTGATTTAATAGCATATAGAATAAAA TTCACTCCTCATCCGCATGCTGGCGACAAATGGTGTATCTATCCAAGCTATGACTATGCTCATTGCATGGTGGATTCACTTGAAAACATTACACATTCT TTGTGCACGCTCGAGTTCGACATTCGTCGCCCGTCATACTACTGGCTACTTGTTGCCTTGGGCTTGTACCAGCCATATGTTTGGGAGTATTCGAGGCTAAACATATCACATACTATGATGTCCAAAAGAAAG TTGAATCGGCTTGTGACAGAGAAGTGGGTAGATGGGTGGGATGACCCTCGTTTGTTGACTTTGGCAGGACTGAGGCGACGGGGAGTATCAGCAACTGCGATCAATTCATTTATCCGTGGAATTGGGATAACGAGAAG TGACAATAGCTTAATCCGTGTTGACCGTCTTGAATATCATATCAGAGAAGAACTGAATAAAACAGCTTCTCGGACCATGGTTGTTTTGCATCCTCTGAAG GTTGTAATAACTAATTTGGAAGATGGAAAAGTCATAGACCTTGATGGAAAAAAGTGGCCTGATGCTCCTGCTGATGAAGCTTCGTCCTACTACAAG GTTCCTTTCTCAAAAACCGTCTACATTGAAAAAACTGATTTTCGCGTGAAGGACTCCAAAGATTACTATGGATTGGCTCCTGGTAAATCTGCCCTGCTGAG GTATGCATTCCCGATAAAATGCACAGAGGTTATTTATGGTGATAATCCAGATGATATTGTTGAAATTCGAGCCGAGTATGACCCTTCAAAGACCTCTAAACCTAAG GGTGTTCTGCACTGGGTTGCCGAGCCAGCACCTGGAGTTGAGCCGTTAAAGGTTGAAATAAGATTATTTGAGAAATTATTCCTCTCGGAG AATCCCGCCGAATTGAAAGACTGGCTGGGTGATATTAACCCGCACTCAAAGGAGGTAGTCAAGGGCGCCTACGCTGTACCGTCACTCGCCACCGCGGTTCTGGGCGACAAGTTCCAGTTTGAGCGGCTTG GCTACTTTGCTGTGGACACGGACTCGACGCCCGAGAACCTTGTGTTGAACAGGACTGTGACCCTGCGCGACTCTTATGGGAAGGCTGGACCCAAGTGA